From one Eleginops maclovinus isolate JMC-PN-2008 ecotype Puerto Natales chromosome 7, JC_Emac_rtc_rv5, whole genome shotgun sequence genomic stretch:
- the lcp1 gene encoding plastin-2: protein MSNPMPISPEEQEELREAFTKIDVDNNGFISKDELTELFRVANLPLPGYRVREIVQELTSSNDQLTFTEFTQIVHGLKSSEVAKTFRKAINKKEGIRNVAGTSEQSGTQHSYSEEEKVAFVNWINKALEKDDDCKHVLPMDPDTDDLFTAMGDGIVLCKMINLSVPDTIDERTINKKKLTPFTIQENLNLALNSSSAIGCHVVNIGAEDLKEGRQHLVLGLLWQVIKIGLFADIELSKNEALMALLRDGESLEDLMKLSPEELLLRWANYHLEEAGCSKINNFSSDIKDSKAYYSILNQVAPKGDEEGIPPIAIDISGLREKEDVQRAELMLQQADRLGCRQFVMPTDVVRGNPKLNLAFVANLFNKYPALKKPDNVDIDWSSIEGETREERTFRNWMNSLGVNPRVNHLYVDIDDALVIFQLYEKIKVPVDWDKVNKPPYSKLGSNMKKLENCNYAVDLGKKEAKFSLVGIAGQDLHSGNRTLTLALLWQLMRRYTLNILEDLGDGRKVTDDTIVCWVNDALTQAGKPTISSFKDGSISSSLPVLDLIDAIQPGSIRYDLLKTEDLTEEEKLNNAKYAISMARKIGARVYALPEDLVEVKPKMVMTVFACLMARGMKRA from the exons ATGAGTAACCCAATGCCGATCTCCccggaggagcaggaggagctgcgAGAAGCCTTCACCAAGATCG ATGTGGACAATAACGGCTTCATCAGTAAGGATGAGCTGACGGAGCTCTTCAGAGTCGCCAACCTGCCACTGCCCGGGTACCGAGTCCGGGAGATCGTGCAGGAGCTGACCAGCTCCAACGACCAGCTCACCTTCACAGAGTTCACACAG ATAGTGCATGGGCTGAAGAGCAGCGAGGTGGCAAAGACTTTCCGGAAGGCGATCAATAAGAAGGAGGGAATTCGGAACGTGGCGGGAACGTCGGAGCAGTCTGGCACGCAGCACTCATACTCAG aggaggagaaggtggCGTTTGTGAACTGGATCAACAAAGCTCTGGAGAAAGACGATGACTGTAAACACGTCCTGCCGATGGACCCCGACACCGACGACCTGTTCACCGCCATGGGGGACGGCATCGTGCTCTG tAAGATGATCAACCTGTCCGTCCCCGACACCATCGACGAGAGGACGATCAACAAGAAGAAGCTCACTCCCTTCACCatccag GAGAACCTGAACCTGGCCCTGAACTCGTCGTCGGCCATCGGCTGCCACGTGGTGAACATCGGGGCGGAGGACCTGAAGGAGGGCCGGCAGCACCTGGTTCTGGGTCTGCTGTGGCAGGTCATCAAGATCGGACTGTTCGCCGACATCGAGCTCAGCAAGAACGAAG ctCTGATGGCTCTGCTGCGTGATGGAGAGTCTCTGGAGGATCTGATGAAGCTTTCCCCCGAAGAACTGCTGCTGCGCTGGGCCAACTACCACCTGGAGGAGGCCGGCTGCAGCAAGATCAACAACTTCAGCTCCGACATCAAG GACTCTAAGGCGTACTACAGCATCCTGAACCAGGTGGCCCCCAAAGGAGACGAGGAGGGAATCCCCCCCATCGCCATCGACATATCCGGACTCAGG gagaaggaggacgTGCAGCGAGCGGAGCTGATGTTGCAGCAGGCCGACCGGCTCGGCTGCAGACAGTTCGTCATGCCGACAGACGTCGTCCGCGGCAACCCCAAACTCAACCTGGCCTTCGTGGCTAACCTGTTCAACAAATACCCGGCGCTGAAGAAACCCGACAACGTGGACATCGACTGGAGCTCCATCGAGG GGGAGACCCGGGAGGAGCGGACCTTCAGGAACTGGATGAATTCTCTGGGAGTGAATCCTCGAGTGAACCACCTCTACGT ggacATCGACGACGCGCTGGTGATCTTCCAGCTGTACGAGAAGATCAAGGTCCCGGTGGACTGGGACAAAGTCAACAAGCCGCCATACTCCAAACTGGGCAGCAACATGAAGAAG CTGGAGAACTGTAACTATGCAGTGGACTTGGGGAAGAAAGAGGCCAAGTTCTCTCTGGTCGGCATCGCAGGGCAAGACCTGCACTCCGGGAATCGAACACTCACCCTCGCTCTGCTCTGGCAACTCATGAGGAG GTACACTCTGAACATCCTGGAGGACCTGGGTGACGGTCGTAAGGTGACCGATGACACCATCGTCTGTTGGGTGAACGACGCGCTCACACAGGCCGGGAAACCCACCATCAGCAGCTTCAAG gaCGGGTCCATCAGTAGCAGCCTGCCGGTCCTGGACCTGATCGATGCGATCCAGCCCGGATCCATCAGATATGACCTGCTGAAGACCGAAGACCtgacggaggaggagaagctCAACAACGCAAA GTACGCCATCTCCATGGCGAGGAAGATCGGCGCCCGGGTGTACGCCCTGCCGGAGGATCTGGTGGAGGTGAAGCCCAAGATGGTGATGACGGTGTTCGCCTGCCTGATGGCCCGCGGCATGAAGAGGGCATGA